ATATTTTATCTACTTAAATATTTTATCACTTAAATGATTTTAAGTCAATACTTTGAATTAAACAAATGAGAAGATTAAATAATATAAACGCTAATTTTATAAGCAGAAAATTATTTTAACTCTGCCGAATAGTTTTCAATTTTTGGAAAGAACCTTTTTGAAATTATAATACAGAGAGAACTATTTTAATGGATGTAAAAACATGCAAGAATTAATAGACAAAATTGAAGTAAAATGCGTTAAAATTCCTTTAAAAGAATCCTTGTCATTAACTGCTTTATACAACTTCTATACAATTCTAATTCTCAAGATCTTAACTAATTCGCCAATTAAAGGTTTTTAAAGTATGGAGATCTTGACGGATTTATATGGCTTAAGGAAGATTCTATGGAAGATAGGATTTGCTAGGAAGGAATGCAAAAAATCGTAGATGATTGTTTGGAGCTTGCCACAAAAACTATGGACATAAAAAAGTTTAAGTGTAAAACTATTGTATAGGAGGTATCTATGAATATAGAAGTAGAAGGTTTTATAAGCGACACAATTAAGCAAGTAAGGGGAAAATTTGGAATAGAGATTTGTGTAGGAGGGAAAACAGTCTACTCTCTTAATGCAAATGAACAGTTTCCAGCAGCAAGCACCATAAAAGTGTTGATTCTTGGGGCAGTTATAAACGATGCTTATAATCGAAATATATCGCTTGATGAAAAAATTAGGGTAACAGGGGAGCCTGTCGGTGGTTGTGGAATTCTGGAGTTTTTACATAATGGAATTGAAGTTACAATAAGGGATTTATTACACTTTATGATATGCATTAGCGACAACAAAGCAGCTAATATTCTTATTGACATCTTAGGAATTGAAAGAATAAATGACTTCATTTCAAGAATTGGGTTTACCAGAACAGTTCTTCGCAGAAAAATGATGGATTTTACTGCACAAAAGAAAGGGCTTGAAAATCTTACCTCACCTCATGACATGGCTCAGGTTTTCCTATCGATAGACTCGAACAACTTTGTAAACGAAGAAATCTCAAAAACGATGAAAGAAATTCTCTCGAGGCAACAATTCACTGATATTTTAAAATTATTTCTTCCCGAAGAAGTGCCTTCTATTAGTAAATCAGGAGTCTTACCAGGAAGTGTCCTTGAAACAGGCATTCTTTACAAGAATGGGAAGGCAATAACTCTATCTCTGATGGTGACAGGAATTAGAAATAATGGAGAAGGAAAAGTAATCTTGGGAAAGGTTGCACAGTTTGTTTATGAAAACTTTTGAGAACCTCCTTCCGTGTAGATATGAAAGGTAGTGAAGTTATAGACGAATCTTATAGAGCATAAGGTTTGTACTACCAGATAATTCATGTTGGCGGTAGAAATAGCAGAGTAATAGAGCGATTTCTCAAGTTAAAGTGACTGAAGAATATGAGGATCTATCTATAAGTTTAGCAAAACAAGTCCTGCTATTATGAATAAAACTCCTACCTGTTGTTTGGTTTCTTTCTAGGTGCTCTTTGTAAAAGATTCTTGCAAGGAAAATGGTTATTGCAGGAAAGGCAGAACTTATAGGATAAATAATGGAAATCTTTGACAGAGATACACCTAATCCAGATGAGAGAAATGCAGCGGATTCAAGTAATCCGATAACCACGAGTTCTGGAAGTGCCCTTTTAGAGATGCTTAGGCTGTCTTTAGAAAGAAAAGCATAAAGTAACAGATAGACAATTGAAAAAGACTTTAATACGAAAATTGGTAGAAACCAGCCCAGCCGTATTTGGTGATAAGAAGGTCTACAAAAACAAAGGAAACTCCCCGCAAAAGCATTGCAGGGAGTGCATATTTGGTTCCATTCAAGAGATCTCTAAAATTTAATCTCTTAATATCGCTCCACCCAAAAGAGGTTAGGACTGTACCGGAAATAATCAAAGAGATAATCAAGCTCTCCTTTTGATTGAGATATTCCCCTAACAAAATTGTACTTAGAATTACCGTAACAAGAGACCCAGACGAAAAAATAGGGCTTACAACAGATACCTTGCCTATTTCAAGTCCCCGATAAAAAAGCATATACGAAATGATATAAATAAAACTTGCAAGAACAATGATTATAACATTCTTTAAAGGGGCTGTAGGCTCTTTTTTAATGAGGAGATATATCACAAAAAGTGTAAACATGCTAACTAAGTGGCTCCAGAATAATGCTTTGAGAGAACCAATTGTCCTTGCTATCTTTGCCGCAAAAAAATCTGCAAAGCCCCAGCAAAACATTGCAAAAACACCAAGAAAAATCGCAGTTGTTATCCTTTTGAAATCCATTTTTATTCACCTAAATAATTGTGAGTTTTGCACAGGAAGGGATATAGCCGTAACACTCTGAAGATCGATTACGTTTTTAAGAAAGGATCAAGTGCATCTCTTAAGCCGTTGCCGACTAAATTATAGGCAAGCACTGTGATAAATATTGCAATACCAGGCCAAATCGCAATCCATGGCGCATTCCTTATAAAACGCTGGCCATCATTTAGAATTGCACCCCAACTCGGGGTGGGGGGCTGCGCTCCGAGCCCTAAGAAAGAATAGGTAGCCTCGCTCAGGATAACTCCGGGGATTGAAAGTGAAACAAGTACAATAATTGGGGCAATGCAGTTTGGTAAGACATGTCTAAAAAGGATTCTCATATCTGACATGCCTATTGCTCTTGCAGCCTCGATATATTCTTTTTGCTTTATTGAAATAACCTGACTTCTTATTATTCTTGCAACCCCGGGCCAACCAACTATTGCAAGTGCAATAAAAAGCGTAAAAAGCCCTCTTCCTATTGCGAAACTTATGGCAATTACAAAAAGAAGGTCGGGAAAAGCAAACATTATATCTACAAACCTCATAAAAAGAAGGTCAAAAGTTCCACCTTTATAACCTGAGATTGATCCAAAGAGCACGCCGAGAATTGTGGAAATTGCAACCGGAATTATGCTAACTGCAATTGAGATCCTTGTACCATAAATTACCCTGCTGAAGACATCTCTTCCAAAGAAATCTGTTCCAAATGGGTGAGCTCTGCTTGGTGGAAGGAGTGCTTGTTCAAGATTCTGTTCTCGATAAGAGTAAGGTGCAATCACAGGTGCAAAGATTGCAGTAATCAACAACGCAAAGATTATAAAAGAACCAAAGACTGCGAGTTTGTTCTTTTTGAATCTTCTTAATACATCTTTTGCAAGAGTAGCTCTCTCATTTAGAATTACTTCCTCGATTACAGTATCATCTATTGCATTATTTGTTTTATTCATCATTTCCTCCCATTAATCATATCTGATTCGAGGATCAAGGAATGCGTAAAGTATATCTACAAATAGATTTGAAAGACCAAAAATAATTGCTACGAAGATTATCCCACCCTGTATAAGTGGGTAGTCCCTGTTAAGTTGTGCATCAAGAAGCAATTTGCCAAGCCCAGGAAGATCGAAGACTGTCTCTGTTATTGCGGCACCTGTTAAAAGACCTCCGAATTGCATTCCAACAAGAGTTACAACAGGAATTAATGCATTTCTAAATACATGTTTTGTTATCACTGTTTTTTCTGATAAACCTTTTGCCCTTGCCGTTCGAACATAGTCCATATGCAAGACTTCGAGTATTGATGAGCGTGTAAACCTTGTGATCGATGCAGAGTATATTAGCCCGAGTGCCAGGGATGGTAGGAATAGATCTTTTACGGACATATAACCTGAGACATTAAAAAACCTGAGTTTTAGTGCAAAAAGTATCTGAAGGAGTAACTCGAGCCAGAAGACAGGGATTGACACACCAAACAGTGCAAAAATTGTAAAAAATGTATCTATGGTAGAATACTGTTTTACTGCTGATATAACACCAGAGGGTATACCTATTAGAAGTGCAATAGTTAATGAAAATAAAGCAAGTTTGAGTGTCAAAGGAAATCTCTCAAATATGAGTTCTCTTACTGATGCGTGAAGTGTTATTGAGTCACCGAGGTTGAATCTGACAAGATTTTTTAAGAACTCCCAGTATTGGACAATTAGAGGCTTATCAAGTCCGAGTTTGTGTCTTAGTTTAAGCAGAAGTTCTGTGTTCGAAGAAAGCTTATCGAGGATTATAAGAGCAGGGTCGCCAGGTACAACATGCATAAGAATAAAGGTGATAAGTGTAACTCCAAAGAGCACAAATATAAGAAGTAACAACCTTCTCAAAATGTAGTTTCTCATTATAAGCCTCCTTATTTAAAATGAAGCCGGGGTTCGGGCCCCGGCCATTGAGAATCAATGTTTGATGAGGTAAACATAGTAGTAATTAGTGATGCCACTTGGATGCAGGTAATAATTTCTTACATATGGTGAAAGAATTACTGTTTGAGTCATATGCCATAGCGGGAACTCCCAGAAGTCTTCATAAATAATCTTTTTTTCAAGGTCCTGATAGATAGGTATCCTCTGCTTGAGGTCAACCATTCTTGCTGCTTTATCCATAAGTGCATCATACTCCGGTTTGCAGGCACCCATTGAATTATTCCCTGTGTGGAAAAGTGGAGTCATGAAGTTATCGGGGTCTGCGAAATCAGCCCACCAGTTTCTATATGCTATATCTGTTTGTCCGCTACTTAACATTTGCCAGTAAGTAGCACGATCAACCTTTACGAGTTCAACATTAATGTTAATTTTTCTAAGGGCTTCCTGGAAGGCAAGGTGCTCGTCTTCCATTCTTCCGGCACGCATTACCATTTTAAGGGTGAACCCATTCTCATATCCAGCTTCTTTCATAAGTTGCTTGGCTTTTTCAAGGTTGTACTCAAATCCTGGGAGATTAGGATTATATCCTGGAAGTCCTGGTGGAAAGATGCCCTTAGCAAGAATACCCTGTCCCTGAAGAATTTTGTCATTTATTGCTTGTCTATCAATAGCATATCCAATTGCGAGTCTGACCCTTTTATCCTGTAATGGCCCAGGTTTGGTCATATTAAATGTTATTCTGTAGTAGCTCAATGTTGAAGCTTTAATTACATTTGCAGCATATTTTGTTGTGAGGTCTTTGTACATTGAATTTGGTGGTACAAGGACATCAAGTTCGTTATTTTCAAATTTTAAAACAGCAGTATTGTCATCTTCAACCACATACCAGACGAATCCATCAAGAGGTGGACGACCCTTAAAGTACCTGGTGTTTGCTGCGAACTTTATGTAACTCCCTCTCTTCCACTCTTCTATGTAGAACGGTCCACTTCCAAGTGGATGAGTGCCATAGTCTTCTCCGTATTTTTCAACCTGTTTTTCAGAAAGAATTCCAAAGCACGGGATAGCAAGAA
The sequence above is drawn from the Caldisericum sp. genome and encodes:
- a CDS encoding ABC transporter permease, which gives rise to MRNYILRRLLLLIFVLFGVTLITFILMHVVPGDPALIILDKLSSNTELLLKLRHKLGLDKPLIVQYWEFLKNLVRFNLGDSITLHASVRELIFERFPLTLKLALFSLTIALLIGIPSGVISAVKQYSTIDTFFTIFALFGVSIPVFWLELLLQILFALKLRFFNVSGYMSVKDLFLPSLALGLIYSASITRFTRSSILEVLHMDYVRTARAKGLSEKTVITKHVFRNALIPVVTLVGMQFGGLLTGAAITETVFDLPGLGKLLLDAQLNRDYPLIQGGIIFVAIIFGLSNLFVDILYAFLDPRIRYD
- a CDS encoding serine hydrolase — encoded protein: MNIEVEGFISDTIKQVRGKFGIEICVGGKTVYSLNANEQFPAASTIKVLILGAVINDAYNRNISLDEKIRVTGEPVGGCGILEFLHNGIEVTIRDLLHFMICISDNKAANILIDILGIERINDFISRIGFTRTVLRRKMMDFTAQKKGLENLTSPHDMAQVFLSIDSNNFVNEEISKTMKEILSRQQFTDILKLFLPEEVPSISKSGVLPGSVLETGILYKNGKAITLSLMVTGIRNNGEGKVILGKVAQFVYENF
- a CDS encoding DMT family transporter, giving the protein MDFKRITTAIFLGVFAMFCWGFADFFAAKIARTIGSLKALFWSHLVSMFTLFVIYLLIKKEPTAPLKNVIIIVLASFIYIISYMLFYRGLEIGKVSVVSPIFSSGSLVTVILSTILLGEYLNQKESLIISLIISGTVLTSFGWSDIKRLNFRDLLNGTKYALPAMLLRGVSFVFVDLLITKYGWAGFYQFSY
- a CDS encoding ABC transporter permease — encoded protein: MNKTNNAIDDTVIEEVILNERATLAKDVLRRFKKNKLAVFGSFIIFALLITAIFAPVIAPYSYREQNLEQALLPPSRAHPFGTDFFGRDVFSRVIYGTRISIAVSIIPVAISTILGVLFGSISGYKGGTFDLLFMRFVDIMFAFPDLLFVIAISFAIGRGLFTLFIALAIVGWPGVARIIRSQVISIKQKEYIEAARAIGMSDMRILFRHVLPNCIAPIIVLVSLSIPGVILSEATYSFLGLGAQPPTPSWGAILNDGQRFIRNAPWIAIWPGIAIFITVLAYNLVGNGLRDALDPFLKT